A genomic window from Algoriphagus sp. Y33 includes:
- a CDS encoding DUF4943 family protein, with protein MRALRFSISLVFLLAFFGCEDKSEPPKMDVERYVKLLKAGDYDDWELPDFNSNDIPKLLSYRNETEIISDYPINGISSAWFPECSLGMYILWTVESIRARSIGSEFLIGTFPSQNPFVKNRVDLEYLEQTAQLQQEVADSYFEWWESNKNKDFKEFDKIDPLAGTEYRWH; from the coding sequence ATGAGAGCACTTCGATTTTCTATTTCACTGGTTTTCCTTTTGGCTTTCTTTGGTTGTGAGGACAAATCAGAGCCTCCAAAAATGGATGTGGAACGTTATGTCAAACTATTGAAAGCTGGAGATTACGACGATTGGGAACTTCCAGATTTCAACTCCAATGACATTCCTAAACTTTTATCGTATAGAAATGAAACTGAAATAATTTCTGATTATCCAATAAATGGAATTTCATCAGCCTGGTTCCCCGAATGTTCTTTGGGCATGTATATTTTATGGACAGTTGAATCCATTAGGGCAAGGTCAATTGGAAGTGAGTTCCTGATTGGCACATTCCCTTCCCAAAATCCATTTGTGAAAAATCGGGTTGATCTTGAATATTTAGAACAGACCGCCCAGCTTCAGCAAGAAGTTGCTGATTCATACTTTGAATGGTGGGAAAGTAATAAGAATAAGGATTTTAAAGAATTTGATAAAATAGATCCTTTAGCCGGTACAGAATATCGCTGGCATTGA
- a CDS encoding DUF3823 domain-containing protein, producing MKTSFYTFCLCAIGLFSCELDNYDAPTASLSGQFIDAQTGELVEQDLINGTVIQLAEHGYDPVGLQYMVVKNDGTFENKLLFENTYTVQPVRGNFYPVDAQDLAIGSGTTMDFVVTPYLRIINPQITYLNGKVTATFSIEQTGASNVRKIGFFAHPNSVVGQPVQSFSVENDINRDVSADEVFSLEMDVAANSAIFGKADDFFFRIGAIANAAESKYNYVPAKRITL from the coding sequence ATGAAAACTTCATTCTATACATTTTGTCTATGTGCTATTGGGCTTTTCTCCTGTGAATTGGACAACTATGATGCTCCAACGGCAAGTCTTTCAGGTCAGTTTATTGACGCCCAGACGGGTGAGCTGGTAGAGCAGGACCTGATCAACGGCACCGTTATTCAGCTTGCAGAGCATGGCTATGACCCGGTCGGTTTGCAATACATGGTGGTTAAAAATGACGGTACATTTGAAAACAAGCTCCTTTTTGAAAATACCTATACGGTTCAGCCTGTAAGAGGGAATTTTTACCCCGTTGATGCTCAGGATTTAGCTATTGGTTCAGGGACGACCATGGATTTTGTGGTGACTCCCTACCTGAGAATTATCAATCCTCAGATCACTTATCTGAATGGCAAAGTAACAGCCACTTTTAGTATCGAGCAAACCGGGGCGAGCAATGTCCGAAAAATCGGATTCTTTGCCCATCCCAATTCGGTGGTTGGTCAGCCTGTACAGTCATTTTCTGTTGAAAATGACATCAATCGGGACGTGTCTGCGGACGAAGTCTTTAGCCTTGAAATGGATGTGGCAGCTAACAGTGCCATTTTTGGAAAAGCTGATGATTTCTTCTTCAGGATTGGAGCTATTGCCAACGCCGCTGAATCAAAGTACAATTACGTTCCTGCAAAGCGAATTACCCTTTAA
- a CDS encoding TonB-dependent receptor, whose translation MKKNKPLIRRVIGQYFLAVVLVLLISFFSNAQTDPVQKKQVSGKVLDAKQDPVPGVTVLLKGTTTGTVTDIDGSFQLLVPVEGAVLDFSFIGYKQQSVLVGNQSEVTVTIEEDIAGLEEVVVIGYGTQKKESLTSAISNISAEEIQTTTSSSLAQKLQGKVPGLQIRQNSGQPGEFNTSINIRGFGGAPLYVIDGIPRDGGSEFQRLNPDDIESISVLKDASAAIYGVRAANGVIIVTTKKGTAGVTKFNYNGTVGFQTPTGVPEMASASQWAQMRNDAALLGTGAPFYSQEILNNYITGVSGYESTNWYDETLKDKAWQYQQNLSASGGNESVNYFLSGGYYNEQGLLQSNDIKYKRYTLRSNITAKLSKNLETQVFIAGKIDKRSDPGENFFNIFKGTRTTLPIEQPFANGNPQYPSSVGSGQNPVALANRKLTGYNETTDKNIQSSVSLNYKAPFLEGLAFKGLVAYDFTANLNKNLSKAYNLYNYDSNEDSYVVQKQRDGNSNISNRSSDFNRITLQAQASYNTKINEDHNLGGVLVFEQQQTWSRWVSALRYYDFYTTDQINFAGLNNQQAGGLEEQTARVSFVGRFNYDFKDKYLVEFSFREDGSYRYHPDSRWGFFPVGSLGWRISDEGFMSGTTSWLSDLKIRGSYGLVGEDAGNPFQYVSGYTTTGGGGYEFIDGTYTVGAGSPSIVNEQLTWFTSEILDLGFNLGLWDGRFNMEFDVYQRNREGLLAYRNQSLPNTFGGNLPQENLNSDQVRGLDFMLGYRNEINGFRYGISGNFNYARTKNIYVERGEFLNSMDRWRNGNLDRNNDAVWGFQYQGQFANQEEILNAPIQNGSLGNIRELPGDFKYEDVNGDGIIDGNDMLPTFWNGTPKMFFGLTLNGSYKGFDFNFLFQGAAKYSVRFNEVYAEILAFKGSNTPAYFFDRWRKEDPYNADSEWIPGTWPASRLIENMGMIYAESEVWRRDASYVRFKSAEVGYTVNSTVLNSIGLSSLRVFGNAHNIFTITDPFVKAFDPEKLEGLFNAGFTYPLQRSFNFGISANF comes from the coding sequence ATGAAAAAAAACAAACCTCTTATTAGAAGGGTAATCGGCCAATACTTCCTAGCGGTAGTATTGGTTTTGCTGATCTCCTTCTTTTCAAATGCTCAAACTGATCCTGTTCAGAAAAAGCAAGTATCAGGTAAAGTACTGGATGCCAAACAAGATCCTGTTCCAGGAGTGACGGTTCTCCTTAAAGGCACTACCACTGGTACTGTGACGGATATAGATGGATCATTCCAGCTTTTAGTGCCAGTAGAAGGGGCCGTGCTGGATTTTAGCTTTATTGGTTACAAACAGCAAAGTGTTTTGGTGGGTAATCAAAGCGAAGTTACGGTTACTATTGAAGAAGATATTGCGGGGCTGGAAGAAGTAGTGGTAATCGGATATGGTACCCAAAAGAAAGAATCCCTGACTAGTGCGATTAGTAACATTAGCGCAGAAGAGATTCAGACTACCACTAGCTCAAGCTTGGCCCAAAAACTCCAGGGAAAGGTGCCTGGCCTTCAGATCCGACAGAATTCTGGTCAGCCCGGAGAATTTAATACCTCAATTAATATCCGTGGGTTTGGAGGGGCTCCTCTATATGTGATCGACGGTATTCCCAGAGATGGAGGAAGTGAGTTTCAACGTTTGAATCCGGATGATATCGAAAGTATCTCGGTTTTAAAGGATGCATCTGCAGCAATCTACGGAGTGCGTGCAGCAAACGGTGTAATAATCGTGACTACTAAAAAAGGCACTGCCGGGGTTACAAAATTCAATTACAATGGTACGGTAGGTTTTCAGACCCCTACGGGAGTTCCTGAGATGGCTTCTGCATCTCAATGGGCTCAGATGAGAAATGACGCTGCCCTTTTAGGCACAGGTGCTCCATTCTATTCCCAAGAGATTCTCAATAACTATATCACGGGAGTATCAGGATATGAATCTACTAATTGGTATGATGAAACTTTGAAGGATAAAGCTTGGCAGTACCAGCAGAATTTAAGTGCTAGTGGAGGGAATGAAAGTGTGAATTACTTTCTTAGTGGAGGGTATTACAATGAACAAGGCCTACTCCAGTCCAACGATATCAAGTATAAGCGCTATACGCTGAGATCAAACATAACGGCTAAACTTTCAAAAAATCTGGAAACTCAGGTATTTATAGCAGGTAAAATAGATAAGCGATCAGATCCTGGTGAGAATTTCTTTAATATTTTCAAAGGGACACGCACCACGCTTCCTATCGAGCAACCATTTGCCAATGGCAATCCTCAGTATCCTTCCAGTGTAGGTTCTGGTCAAAACCCCGTTGCACTTGCAAACAGAAAGCTGACCGGTTACAATGAAACTACGGATAAGAATATTCAATCCTCTGTTTCTTTAAACTACAAGGCTCCTTTTTTGGAGGGATTGGCTTTCAAAGGCTTAGTGGCCTATGACTTCACTGCGAATCTGAACAAGAACCTGTCAAAAGCATACAACCTATACAATTATGATTCCAATGAGGATAGTTATGTAGTGCAGAAGCAGCGTGATGGGAACTCAAATATTTCCAACAGAAGCTCTGATTTCAATAGGATTACTTTACAGGCTCAGGCATCTTACAATACCAAAATCAATGAAGATCATAATCTGGGTGGTGTCTTGGTGTTTGAGCAGCAGCAGACCTGGTCTAGATGGGTGTCGGCACTGCGTTATTATGATTTCTACACGACCGATCAGATCAACTTTGCCGGCTTGAATAATCAGCAGGCTGGTGGGCTGGAAGAGCAGACCGCAAGAGTTTCATTTGTGGGCAGGTTCAATTACGATTTCAAGGATAAATACCTGGTCGAGTTTTCTTTCCGCGAAGACGGATCATACCGGTATCACCCCGATTCGCGCTGGGGATTTTTCCCGGTAGGTTCACTTGGGTGGAGAATATCTGATGAAGGGTTTATGAGTGGAACTACTTCCTGGCTTTCAGATCTTAAGATCCGGGGATCTTATGGTTTAGTAGGGGAAGATGCCGGAAATCCTTTCCAATATGTCAGCGGATATACCACCACGGGTGGTGGAGGATATGAATTCATTGATGGAACGTATACCGTGGGGGCTGGATCTCCATCTATTGTGAATGAGCAACTCACTTGGTTTACTTCGGAAATTCTTGATTTGGGCTTTAACCTCGGGCTTTGGGATGGAAGATTCAATATGGAATTTGACGTGTACCAAAGAAACAGAGAGGGATTGCTGGCTTATAGAAATCAGTCCTTGCCCAATACCTTCGGAGGTAATCTTCCACAGGAAAACCTGAATAGTGATCAGGTGAGAGGGTTGGATTTTATGCTTGGCTACCGAAATGAAATCAATGGTTTCCGATACGGAATCAGTGGTAATTTCAACTATGCTCGAACCAAGAATATCTATGTTGAAAGAGGCGAATTCCTGAACAGCATGGATCGCTGGAGAAATGGCAATTTGGACCGCAACAACGATGCAGTATGGGGTTTCCAGTACCAGGGGCAGTTTGCAAATCAGGAAGAGATTCTCAATGCACCCATTCAGAACGGAAGTTTGGGCAATATCCGTGAATTGCCGGGGGACTTCAAATATGAAGATGTGAATGGGGATGGGATCATCGATGGAAATGACATGCTTCCCACATTCTGGAACGGTACCCCAAAAATGTTTTTTGGTTTGACCTTAAATGGATCTTACAAAGGCTTTGATTTCAATTTCCTATTCCAGGGTGCTGCTAAGTATTCTGTGCGATTTAACGAAGTCTATGCTGAGATTTTGGCATTCAAAGGATCGAATACGCCTGCATATTTCTTTGATCGCTGGAGAAAAGAAGATCCATATAATGCGGATAGTGAGTGGATTCCGGGTACTTGGCCTGCTTCACGTCTGATCGAAAATATGGGGATGATCTATGCGGAAAGCGAAGTGTGGAGAAGAGACGCCTCTTATGTAAGATTCAAAAGTGCTGAAGTCGGTTACACAGTTAATTCCACCGTGCTCAATTCCATTGGCCTATCAAGCTTAAGGGTGTTCGGTAACGCTCATAACATCTTTACTATCACAGACCCCTTCGTGAAGGCCTTTGATCCTGAAAAGCTGGAAGGCCTGTTCAATGCCGGATTTACCTATCCGCTTCAGCGTAGTTTCAACTTTGGTATAAGCGCAAACTTCTAA
- a CDS encoding RagB/SusD family nutrient uptake outer membrane protein produces MNKIHYSILILLALLIHTSCNNVLDKEPLDRIQGEQLFSDPEGVRLYMANLYSQLPVEDFAYFRNGFNINGGDPNNGGFAVTMLTDEAVHSEFGDFFRDEDIAWWEPAYRLIRDVNQLIAIIPEIDVTESDRNQILGEALFIRGYAYFGLVKRYGGVPLLDEAQAYSGDIESLKVPRSTEKETWDFLLNDLQMASSTLPGQWSGGERRATKWAALALISRASLHAASIAKFSDKAPLSGNAADAGLVGLNTADANAYYEQVIESAEEIMNSGAFGLYQPNPANPEEAAGNIQGMFQNPNVASTEAIFIKGYAIPGNDRGHNYDIWFGPAQLANGWPHPGRMNPTLDFVELYETYDNPGEITPFETRLDGIVTDYNGFNPSVSYIKFNDPAVLFANRDARLHATVIVPGSTWKDREIVIQAGFIKPDGAPVIRTKDQVEVDGKMFYSYGAENVSQYSGFDTYGGNNTRTGFSFKKFLNEDKAVVPGWNQSTSDFMDMRYAEVLLNYAEAVVESGLGDPALAEKAINDIRKRAAHTVEVTLTQENVMRERIVELAFENKRYWDLIRRREYEEEFTNRRRHSLFPILDLREADPVYIFVRENVPSMEAQNFQPKFYYRPIPGIGGNGLTQNPSY; encoded by the coding sequence ATGAACAAGATACATTATTCTATACTTATACTTCTTGCCCTGTTGATTCATACTTCCTGCAACAATGTGCTGGATAAAGAACCCCTTGACAGGATTCAGGGCGAGCAACTCTTTTCAGATCCCGAGGGAGTGAGACTTTATATGGCAAACCTCTATTCACAGCTCCCTGTAGAGGATTTTGCCTACTTCCGTAATGGATTTAATATCAACGGCGGAGATCCCAATAACGGCGGGTTCGCAGTCACAATGTTGACAGATGAAGCAGTCCACTCTGAATTTGGTGATTTCTTTAGGGATGAAGACATTGCATGGTGGGAGCCTGCTTACAGACTAATCCGGGATGTCAACCAATTGATAGCGATCATTCCGGAAATTGATGTGACAGAATCAGACAGAAATCAGATACTTGGAGAAGCCTTGTTTATCAGGGGGTATGCTTACTTCGGTCTGGTCAAGAGATATGGCGGAGTTCCGCTGTTGGATGAGGCCCAAGCCTATTCTGGAGATATTGAATCCCTGAAAGTACCTAGGTCTACAGAAAAGGAAACGTGGGATTTCTTGTTGAATGACCTACAAATGGCAAGCAGCACCCTTCCTGGGCAGTGGTCAGGAGGAGAACGCAGAGCTACAAAATGGGCTGCACTTGCCTTGATTTCTAGAGCTTCCTTACACGCAGCATCTATTGCTAAATTCTCTGATAAAGCACCTCTATCAGGAAACGCTGCTGATGCGGGTTTAGTGGGATTGAATACTGCAGATGCCAATGCATACTATGAGCAAGTGATTGAATCTGCTGAGGAAATCATGAACAGTGGTGCATTTGGATTGTATCAGCCGAACCCGGCCAACCCAGAAGAGGCTGCCGGCAATATCCAAGGGATGTTCCAAAATCCAAATGTGGCTAGTACAGAAGCAATATTTATCAAAGGCTATGCGATTCCGGGCAATGACCGTGGGCATAACTATGATATCTGGTTTGGGCCTGCCCAATTAGCCAATGGATGGCCACACCCTGGGAGGATGAACCCTACATTGGATTTTGTCGAATTATATGAGACCTATGACAATCCGGGAGAAATCACACCTTTTGAGACCCGGTTAGATGGGATTGTTACAGATTACAATGGTTTTAACCCATCTGTATCCTATATAAAGTTCAACGATCCCGCTGTTTTGTTTGCAAATAGGGATGCGAGATTACATGCCACAGTCATTGTGCCTGGCTCGACCTGGAAGGATAGGGAAATTGTAATTCAGGCAGGCTTTATCAAACCAGATGGAGCTCCGGTCATCCGAACCAAAGACCAAGTAGAGGTCGACGGTAAAATGTTTTACTCTTATGGTGCTGAGAACGTTTCGCAATATTCTGGTTTTGACACTTATGGTGGCAATAATACGAGGACTGGATTCTCCTTTAAGAAGTTCCTTAATGAAGACAAAGCAGTCGTCCCTGGCTGGAACCAAAGCACATCGGATTTTATGGATATGCGCTACGCAGAAGTATTACTTAATTATGCGGAGGCAGTGGTCGAGAGTGGCCTTGGGGATCCTGCACTTGCTGAAAAAGCTATCAATGATATCCGTAAAAGAGCTGCTCATACCGTGGAGGTAACACTCACTCAGGAAAATGTGATGCGTGAAAGAATCGTGGAGTTGGCCTTTGAAAATAAGCGATACTGGGACTTGATCCGAAGAAGAGAATATGAAGAGGAATTCACCAACAGAAGGAGGCATTCCCTCTTTCCGATTCTTGATCTTAGGGAAGCAGATCCGGTTTACATTTTTGTGAGGGAGAATGTGCCTTCTATGGAAGCTCAGAATTTCCAACCAAAATTCTACTACAGACCTATTCCTGGTATCGGTGGAAATGGTTTGACTCAAAATCCATCTTATTAA